DNA from Pelobacter propionicus DSM 2379:
GGCTGATCAGCATCAGCCCCAGGGCGATCAGGGGGCGCGGCCGCAGCCGCCGCGCCAGGCGGGGAGTGACCAGCACGGCCGCCAGATAGCCGCTGAAGTTGGCGGTGCCGATCAGACCCAAGCGCTGGTAGGAGAGACCGAGAGCGGCCTGCATGCCGGGCAGGAGCATGGCGTAGGCGTAGCGGGCAAGTCCCAGACAGGAGAAGATGACCAGGGCGCCGGTGGCGATGATCACCCAACCGTAGTGGAAGGGGAAGAATCGTGTGCAGATAGGTTTCATCGGCTCTCGCGGGGCGTGGGAACGTGCAGCGGCCAATATTATTCAGCCGGCCGCGCCGCTGTCAAGGAAATAGCCCATCCATCGACAGCGGCGCAGCGGATGGTACCATGTATGCTGAAACAGCACACACAAGACAACACAGGAGGAGCACCATGACCCCAGGGGAACTGCTGAAACTGTCCGGAGCATACTGGAGCAGCTGCGCGCTGCATGCCGGCGTCAAGCTGGACCTGTTCACCAAACTGGCGGAAGCCCCCGCCACGGCCGGGGAGATCGGCCGCGCCACCGACTGCGACCTGCGCGGCATCACCATGCTGCTGGACGCCCTAGCCGGCCTGGAACTGCTGGCCAAACAGGGGGAGCGCTACGAGGCCACCCCCTTCAGCGCCGACTACCTTTCAAAAAAATCGGAGCGCTACCTGGGGCACATCATCCTGCATCACCACCACCTGATGGATGGCTGGACCAGACTGGACCAGGCGGTCAGAAACGGCCGCCCCACCTGGTCCGGCCCCTCCCACAGCCAGGACGACAGCGTCAGGGAGAGCTTCCTGATGGGGATGTTCAACATGGCCAACCAGTCCGCCCCGCTGATCACCCCCGCCATCGACCTGTCAGCCAGGAAGAGGCTCCTGGACCTGGGGGGCGGCCCCGGCACCTACGCCATCCACTTCTGCCGCCACAATCCGCAGTTGCGGGCGGTGGTCTTTGACCTGCCCAGCACCCGCCCCATTGCCGAGCGGACGGTGGCCAACGCCGGCCTTGCGGAACGCATCAGCTTCCAGGCCGGGGACATCACCAGCGACCCCATTGCTGGCGGCTTCGACGTGCTCTGGGTATCCCAGCTGCTGCACGGCGAGGGCCCGGCCTCCGCCGCAGCGATCCTGAAGAAGGGGGTCAGGGCGCTCCTGCCGGGGGGGCTGGTGCTGGTGCAGGAGTTCATCCTGGAGGACAGCCGCACCGCACCGCTCTTCCCGGCCCTCTTCTCCCTGAACATGCTGGTCAACACGACCGAGGGGCAATCCTACTCCCAGGGGGAGCTGAGCAGGATGCTGGCAGAGGCGGGGGTGAGGGATATACGCAGGCTGGAGCTGGAGCTGCCCAGCGGGGCCGGGATCATAACCGGGGTCGCGGGATGAGGGCGGGGGATTTGTGCAATAATTGTGCAATCCGATGAAGCGAAAACAAAAGGGACTGTATTACGGTTAGATGGGTTACCGATAAACAGGTTATCCACACCCCGTCACAGAGTTGTTAAAAAGTTATCCACATTTTGTGTGAACAACTCCTGTCAAGCACTAAATACGGTAGTCAGACGACCACTCTGCCAGAAAACGGCACACATCCCGTTGAACCTGGGGCACAAATTCCCGAAAATCATCCCTCAGTCCGGTGATATTTTTTTCCAGTTCAGGCGCGCCCCCTGCCAGCGGGTTGGGGCGCCTGACCCTGGCCGACATGCGCTCAAGCGCCCGGGCGACCCCCTCCAGGCCGACGTAGGAGGGGAGCAGGGCTTCGAAGATCAGCGGCACCAGGGAGGCCAGCCTCTCCGGCAGATGGATGCGGTTGGCCTCCACCATGCCCCGCGCCCGCGCCAGATACAGTTGGAGCGGTTCCGGCGACCAGTTCTGCCACTCGTCAGCCAGCAGGTGGTCGTAGAACATGTCCACCAGCACGCCGCGCCAGAGGCCAAAACAGGGATCGATGCGCTGTCTGCTCTGCCGGAACAGGGGATGGTTCTGGGCAAAGGAATCGATCCTGCGGTGCAGCACGATGCCGTTGCGCAGGCGGGGCGGGTAGTCGT
Protein-coding regions in this window:
- a CDS encoding acyl carrier protein phosphodiesterase, with the protein product MGLIMNFLFHLYLSGNDPQLLTGNLMGDFVKGRIGDDYPPRLRNGIVLHRRIDSFAQNHPLFRQSRQRIDPCFGLWRGVLVDMFYDHLLADEWQNWSPEPLQLYLARARGMVEANRIHLPERLASLVPLIFEALLPSYVGLEGVARALERMSARVRRPNPLAGGAPELEKNITGLRDDFREFVPQVQRDVCRFLAEWSSDYRI
- a CDS encoding methyltransferase, whose amino-acid sequence is MTPGELLKLSGAYWSSCALHAGVKLDLFTKLAEAPATAGEIGRATDCDLRGITMLLDALAGLELLAKQGERYEATPFSADYLSKKSERYLGHIILHHHHLMDGWTRLDQAVRNGRPTWSGPSHSQDDSVRESFLMGMFNMANQSAPLITPAIDLSARKRLLDLGGGPGTYAIHFCRHNPQLRAVVFDLPSTRPIAERTVANAGLAERISFQAGDITSDPIAGGFDVLWVSQLLHGEGPASAAAILKKGVRALLPGGLVLVQEFILEDSRTAPLFPALFSLNMLVNTTEGQSYSQGELSRMLAEAGVRDIRRLELELPSGAGIITGVAG